The genomic segment CTTGCCCCGCGCTACGCCGAGCTGCACCTTCGCGATCCCGCGCGTGAAATAGAGGCGCAGCGGCACGATCGTCAGCCCCTTCTCGGCGACCCGGCCCTGCAGACGCGCGATCTCTTCCTTATGAAGGAGCAGTTTGCGCGGGCGAGTCGGCTCCGCGTTCGAGAAGCTCCCCTGCCGATACGGTTGCACGTGCATCCCCATCAGCCACGCCTCGCCGCCCCGAAAGCGCGCGTACGCCTCGCTCAGGCTCGCCCCGCCGGCCCGGATGGACTTCACCTCGGTCCCGGTCAACACTAACCCTG from the Candidatus Binatia bacterium genome contains:
- the smpB gene encoding SsrA-binding protein SmpB is translated as MKAPNASPAIDNRRARHEYHILESVEAGLVLTGTEVKSIRAGGASLSEAYARFRGGEAWLMGMHVQPYRQGSFSNAEPTRPRKLLLHKEEIARLQGRVAEKGLTIVPLRLYFTRGIAKVQLGVARGKKMWDKREAAAKRDVEREIARHVRRS